In Penaeus chinensis breed Huanghai No. 1 chromosome 11, ASM1920278v2, whole genome shotgun sequence, a genomic segment contains:
- the LOC125030348 gene encoding microtubule-associated protein futsch-like isoform X1 has product MNDDSHEPINKDDLQGREVDAETLVSQDSESSSQVSGTMDVQKEEDVVEKKSIKGSTKDTKNMEKEMQLKKYGVLIWYGEQCDTESSCEEAYDEDDTELQDEDTTLSSAEKTDLPTEDDDDEATELSENEDKHVGQCKEESKQIEKGEDTQAYEKENIMANEEGKIQESNEEEDWQESNKDDRQESNEEKSTADEDENTQEAEEEENRQEVEEDDMQEDEVENIMADEDDRQESNEEKTTADEDKDMQEGEEGNIAANEDEDRQEDEVENIMADDDDRQESNEEKTTADEDEQTQEAEEDDMQEDEVENIMADEDDRQESNEEKTTADEDESTQEAEEENITANEEENRQEVEEDDMQEDKVENILAADDDRQESNEEKTTADEDEDMQEGEEGNIAANEDEDSQEADEDDMQESNEEKTTADEDEQSQEGEEDDMQEDKEENIMLDEEEETQESNEERIAADDDDMQKAEEENMVDEEENMLEEEGKNVADEEKDMQVSEEENRQESEEENIMTAEEDTQENIVADEEDSPESKEESVMAVEEEDTQEAKKGKVMANKEDCQVGKREEITGEEESSQSEEEKEEVKGDERKTDEEEEKQKVKPSFEVKEEKDIQDIGNVYASEAEALQAGNDKNEKCEKEGEILLDHHVCKERQSKPDNEEVTTDQGATEVNNDDVQKSSNDGSVTEETNKDNAETSPVLGQKHRRRTLSFDNLEIAKTTSESKSLNNSGKRTPDNSGEAQTPDECQINRTSPIIGSRLKDISGSPRKHDVAEGKFNLVITSVRGKVEDFNECNKNSQAVEDKELASGSSDVSKDKSPTSQEKNIECVEVVSESEEDNVFEECKAVVCKKCRSIWTEKVLHTIFKGSEAVTVNSKITFGAIVLINNWAHRHIQHDRETAVKNMLERADLGKNIKGLEISDLSQWLFELMDKGKIKCCAVFDAIYKPEPIKVSLSSLKKVKGASSKAIRAPCRDQDDGEMSKKRPLQLEEERLSDSHDLSKVPEVTKGARTKKKEKKDDLADVSDVQDHNSPDRAQTIKEKKTIETLEQKSEPDAQVSRLSPRQSDEVPSDEDEGLSKSHSSISEMQSKAVLDDDQVSEREEVLFETEPSEAKEVSYVYEENNMEVSDDEEGENDENVAATSILRQEEEIEPDLLITKEAEIFSGTVENRQSLLCKKLGLDINNIAISCSSSDLKRANNGTMAKQVSVEEAVSRAHITLLKERSALQGFASEAYDLLPFEFKNFYDSVHNDESTQRFMTNRELLTLHSIFILDAELPNAELFYQVLIQILRSRNQVLLVPDSRTLLQVLEKLRRDFNRAKVGKSYSEFLAQNWDMRNIYSAETLWNNTRGYPNNPNIRNVLSIFCLWKNIGKQLPDFYPSLAIQEMCKFTDLSSTDKLGMCVRLYARFCTFLYKENHPELAELFLDQKFTISNISVSRDALINSMKCQASENQRVEASLTSTETEVIQAMQNCTEAEKMALRSENPKTLRHFHRLLKQFEQKLDRYRDANAELVKKITVAETRKEKLMNKIKDPSLKGSLHELSDELSTIYHNKRKNSSLIEADQRSSKFARMESEPYEVAESTKEVIHNILAKGVKPELVRTVIQTIMKKVTGESALNLPDVFWIRKYAQENGFQSTES; this is encoded by the coding sequence AtgaatgatgatagtcatgaacCTATAAACAAGGATGACTTGCAAGGAAGAGAGGTTGATGCAGAAACCTTAGTGAGCCAGGATAGTGAAAGTAGCTCGCAAGTAAGTGGCACAATGGATGTACAAAAGGAGGAAGATGTAGTTGAAAAGAAGAGCATAAAGGGAAGCACAAAGGATACAAAGAATATGGAAAAGGAGATGCAGTTAAAGAAGTATGGAGTATTGATATGGTACGGCGAGCAATGTGATACAGAGAGCAGCTGTGAAGAGgcttatgatgaggatgatacagAATTACAAGATGAAGATACAACATTAAGTAGTGCCGAAAAAACTGACTTGCCaacagaggatgatgatgacgaggctACAGAGTTaagtgaaaatgaagataagCATGTTGGTCAGTGTAAGGaagaaagtaaacaaatagagaaaggagaggacaCACAGGCATATGAGAAAGAAAACATTATGGCCAATGAAGAAGGCAAGATCCAGGAGAGTAATGAAGAAGAGGATTGGCAGGAGAGTAATAAAGATGACAGGCAGGAGAGTAATGAAGAGAAATCTACAgctgatgaagatgaaaacaCACAGGAggctgaagaagaagagaacaggcAAGAGGTTGAGGAAGATGACATGCAGGAGGATGAGGTAGAAAACATTATGGCTGATGAAGATGACAGGCAGGAGAGTAATGAAGAGAAAACTACAGCTGATGAAGATAAAGACAtgcaggagggtgaggaagggaatatTGCAGCTAATGAAGATGAGGACAGGCAGGAGGATGAGGTAGAAAACATtatggctgatgatgatgacaggcaGGAGAGTAATGAAGAGAAAACTACAGCTGATGAAGATGAACAGACACAGGAGGCTGAGGAAGATGACATGCAGGAGGATGAGGTAGAAAACATCATGGCTGATGAAGATGACAGGCAGGAGAGTAATGAAGAGAAAACTACAGCTGATGAAGATGAAAGCACACAGGAGGCTGAAGAAGAGAACATTACGGCTAATGAAGAAGAGAACAGGCAAGAGGTTGAGGAAGATGACATGCAGGAGGATAAGGTAGAAAACATTTTGGCTGCTGATGATGACAGGCAGGAGAGTAATGAAGAGAAGACTACagctgatgaagatgaagacatgcaggagggtgaggaagggaacaTTGCAGCTAATGAAGATGAGGACAGTCAGGAGGCTGATGAAGATGACATGCAGGAGAGTAATGAAGAGAAAACTACAGCTGATGAAGATGAACAGTCgcaggagggtgaggaagatgacatgcaggaggataaggaagaaaacaTTATgcttgatgaagaggaagaaacacaGGAGAGTAATGAAGAAAGAATtgcagctgatgatgatgatatgcagaAAGCTGAGGAAGAGAacatggttgatgaagaagaaaatatgctTGAGGAAGAGGGCAAAAATGTGGCTGATGAGGAAAAGGATATGCAGGTGTCTGAGGAAGAGAATAggcaggagagtgaggaagagaacaTTATGACTGCTGAAGAAGACACACAAGAGAATATTGTGGCTGATGAAGAGGATAGCccagagagcaaggaagagagtgtTATGGCTGTTGAAGAAGAGGACACACAGGAGGCTAAGAAAGGGAAAGTTATGGCCAATAAAGAAGATTGTCAAGTaggcaagagagaggaaataacaggtgaggaagagagtagtcagagtgaagaagaaaaggaagaggtcaagggagatgaaagaaagacagatgaggaagaggaaaagcaaaaagtAAAACCAAGTTTCgaggtaaaggaggaaaaggatatcCAGGATATTGGGAATGTATATGCTAGTGAGGCAGAAGCCCTTCAGGCAGGGAATGACAAAAACGAGAAgtgtgaaaaggaaggagaaattcTACTAGATCATCATGTTTGTAAGGAACGACAATCCAAACCTGATAACGAAGAAGTAACAACAGATCAGGGTGCAACAGaggttaacaatgatgatgtccAAAAGAGTAGTAATGACGGGTCTGTAAcagaagagacaaataaagataatgctgaaaCATCGCCAGTCCTTGGACAGAAACACAGGAGGAGGACACTTAGTTTTGACAATTTGGAAATTGCAAAAACAACATCTGAGAGCAAGAGTCTCAACAACAGTGGTAAAAGAACACCAGATAATTCCGGGGAGGCTCAGACCCCAGATGAATGCCAGATCAACAGAACATCACCAATTATTGGCTCTAGATTAAAGGATATCTCTGGCAGCCCACGTAAGCATGATGTAGCAGAGGGTAAGTTCAACCTTGTTATTACGTCTGTTAGGGGTAAGGTTGAAGACTTTAACGAGTGCAACAAAAATTCTCAAGCAGTAGAGGATAAAGAATTAGCTTCTGGATCTTCAGATGTAAGTAAAGATAAATCTCCAACTTCTCAGGAGAAGAATATCGAATGTGTAGAGGTAGTAAGTGAAAGCGAAGAGGATAATGTATTTGAGGAATGTAAAGCCGTCGTCTGTAAGAAATGTCGAAGCATTTGGACTGAGAAAGTTTTGCATACAATTTTTAAGGGCAGTGAAGCAGTCACTGTCAACTCAAAAATAACTTTCGGAGCTATAGTCCTAATCAATAACTGGGCCCATAGACACATTCAGCATGACAGAGAAACGGCTGTGAAAAACATGCTAGAGAGAGCTGATCTCGGTAAAAACATTAAGGGGTTGGAGATAAGTGATCTGAGTCAGTGGCTTTTTGAACTTATGGACAAAGGCAAGATAAAGTGCTGTGCAGTGTTTGATGCCATATATAAGCCAGAGCCCATCAAAGTATCACTAAGCTCCCTGAAAAAAGTTAAAGGAGCTAGTAGTAAAGCCATAAGAGCACCCTGTAGAGATCAGGATGATGGTGAAATGTCAAAGAAGAGGCCATTGCAGCTTGAAGAGGAAAGATTATCTGATTCGCATGATCTCTCAAAAGTGCCAGAGGTGACCAAGGGAGCAAGaaccaagaaaaaggaaaagaaagatgacttGGCAGATGTATCAGATGTGCAGGATCATAACTCACCAGACAGAGCACAAactataaaggaaaagaagactaTTGAAACATTAGAACAGAAATCAGAACCAGATGCACAAGTCTCCAGACTTAGTCCAAGGCAGTCTGATGAAGTGCCCTCGGATGAAGATGAAGGTTTATCTAAGTCTCATTCTTCCATTTCTGAGATGCAGTCCAAGGCAGTTCTGGATGATGACCAAGTATCTGAAAGAGAAGAGGTTTTATTTGAAACAGAACCATCAGAAGCAAAAGAGGTTAGTTATGTATATGAGGAAAATAATATGGAGGTTAGTGACGACGAAGAgggtgagaatgatgagaatgttgCTGCAACATCAATACTCAGACAGGAGGAGGAAATTGAGCCAGATTTGCTTATAACAAAAGAGGCAGAGATATTTTCAGGTACTGTAGAAAATAGGCAGTCTTTGTTGTGCAAAAAGCTAGGcttagatattaataatattgctattagtTGTTCTAGTAGCGACCTGAAAAGGGCCAACAATGGAACTATGGCAAAGCAAGTTTCAGTTGAAGAGGCAGTATCTCGTGCTCACATCACCCTGTTAAAGGAACGTTCAGCCTTACAAGGGTTTGCAAGTGAAGCATATGATCTGTTGCCCTTCGAGTTCAAAAATTTCTATGATTCTGTACATAATGATGAGTCTACTCAGCGCTTCATGACAAATCGCGAATTACTGACACTGCACAGCATTTTCATTCTGGATGCAGAGCTGCCCAATGCTGAACTCTTTTATCAGGTTTTGATTCAGATTCTAAGGAGTCGAAACCAAGTCTTACTTGTCCCAGACAGCCGAACTTTGCTGCAGGTCCTTGAGAAGTTGCGTCGAGACTTCAACAGAGCGAAAGTGGGAAAGTCATATAGTGAGTTCTTGGCACAAAACTGGGACATGAGAAATATTTATAGTGCAGAGACTTTATGGAATAACACAAGAGGCTATCCTAATAATCCAAATATAAGAaatgttttgtctattttttgcTTGTGGAAGAACATTGGCAAGCAGTTACCTGATTTCTATCCTTCTTTAGCCATACAAGAAATGTGTAAATTCACTGATTTAAGCAGCACAGACAAGCTGGGAATGTGTGTGAGACTGTATGCAAGATTTTGCACTTTCTTGTACAAAGAAAATCACCCAGAATTAGCAGAACTTTTCCTTGACCAAAAATTCACAATATCCAACATCTCTGTATCAAGAGATGCTTTGATCAATAGTATGAAGTGCCAAGCTTCAGAGAATCAGAGGGTAGAAGCTTCACTTACTAGTACAGAAACTGAAGTTATACAGGCAATGCAAAATTGCACCGAAGCAGAGAAAATGGCCCTACGTTCTGAAAATCCCAAGACTCTGAGACACTTCCACAGACTCCTGAAACAGTTTGAACAAAAGCTAGACCGATACAGAGATGCAAATGCTGAACTAGTGAAGAAAATTACAGTTGCTGAAACCAGGAAAGAAAAGCTAATGAATAAGATAAAGGATCCAAGCCTGAAAGGATCATTGCATGAACTTAGTGATGAGTTGAGCACCATTTATCACAACAAGAGAAAAAACAGTTCTCTAATTGAGGCTGACCAAAGAAGCTCAAAGTTTGCAAGGATGGAGTCAGAACCATATGAAGTTGCGGAAAGTACCAAGGAAGTCATTCATAACATCCTTGCAAAGGGAGTTAAGCCAGAGCTAGTGAGAACTGTCATTCAAACCATAATGAAGAAAGTAACTGGAGAGAGTGCCTTAAATCTGCCTGATGTCTTCTGGATCAGAAAATATGCACAGGAAAATGGTTTTCAGTCTACAGAGAGTTGA